Part of the bacterium genome is shown below.
TCAAATGCTCCTTTAGATAGGCATCGAGCTCGCAGACGCCAGCCGCCTCAAGGACTTTCTCGTTGACGAGTTCCGACTTGGAATGCCAGTGCATCGTGTGGAAGAGGCATGTGATCTCATCAACGTGGTCAGCGACCTGGGCGATGTCATGTGAGACGATCACGATCGCCATGCCGAGATCGCGATTGAGTTGGGACACTTGCTCGTAGAAGAGCGCGAGGCCGTCCGTGTCGATGCCGACTGTCGGCTCGTCGAGTATCAATAGCTCCGGCGAGGGCATAAGCGCCCTTGCGATGAACGTCCGCTGCTGCTGGCCGTAGGAGAGCTTGCCGATCTGCTTTCTCGCAAGGCTAGCGATCCCGAAGCGTGCCATCAGCTTTTGTGCCCGCTCCTTCTTGGACTTGCTGACCCTGCGCAGAAGCCCAGTCTCGAAATAAGAGCCCATCAGGACAACGTCAAGGGCGGACGCTGGGAACGACGGGTCAAAATGCGCCTTCTGCGGCACGTAGCCGATCTTAGCGCGCAGCCGCCCAAGCTTGGGCGCCGGCCGCCCGAACACGAGCACGGAGCCTGAATTAGGCACTAGCTCGCCCAGCAAGAGCTTCAGAAAGGTCGTCTTGCCGCCACCGTTCGGCCCGATCAACGCCAGAAAAACGCCTCGTTTTTGCTCAAAAGTGATGCCGTATAAGGTTGGCTCGAGCTCGGCCGCATACGAGAAACTCATGTCTCTTACCTGAATCAGCGGCGTGGTATCAGCGCCGAACTTCTCGCCCTTCATCCCTCATCCTTCATCCTTCCGCCTTCATCCTTCCGCCTTCCCACAGCGGTTACCTCAGACTCCTGAGCAACGTGTTCAAATCGAACTCCATCAACGACAGATATGTGCTCCGAGACGCCACTGTCAAGTCGCCAAGCGGGTCAAGGGGCACAAGCGAGGCGTCGGCCTCGCGCGCGACCGCGACCGCCGCCTTTGAGGAGAGCTGAGGCTCGATCAGCACGACGCGCCTCGGCTGCTTGCGTAGCTGCAAGATGATCTGTTGTAAATGCTTGCTGCTGGGCCGCTTGCCCGGATGAGGCTCGATGACGTCAAGTACGCCGACTCCATACCGGCGCAGAAGATACGTGAAGGCGGGATGGAACTGCACAACAGACCTCTGCCCAAGCGCCGCAAACTTCGGGGCAAAGCGACTGTCGAGCGATTCGATCTTGCGGGCATAGAGCCTTGCATTCTTCTCGTAAAGCGTGCGCGATTCTGGGTCAAGGCTGCCAAGCGCTCTTGCCACCTCAAAAACCATCTTCATGGCAAGGCTCGGGTCAAGCCATACGTGGGGGTTTGCGCCCTCCTTAAAGCCGATCCGCTCGCCGAGCTTCACAACAGTCAGGCCACGTCTGCCAGCCGCAGTTATGAAGTCCTGCGCCCACTCCTCGAGCCCCACACCGACCATCATGAATACGTCGGCCCTTGCCAGCTTTGACACGTCAGACGGGGATGGCGTGAACGTGTGCGGACTCGAGCCGCCAGAAAGCACACAACTGACGCTCACCCGATCGCCACCTACATTGCGGGCCCAATCCGCTATGGGGAGGATCGAGGCCGTTACTCTCAGCGGCCCGGCAAGACCTGACCCACCCATATACACGAGCGAAAACAGAAGGATGAGCAAGCGAGCTACGTCCACTGGCGTTCTCCTCAACACTTAACTGAGCTCCCAATCCAGTTTACTCAAAGCAGCTTCTGCTGTAATTATACTGAATATGTCAAGAGCTTGAAGCAGAGCTTAGCACAAAGGAGACGATGCACATTGGATTCGGTGGTATTGCGAGGAGTTTACTGCTGGCTGAGAAAGAACCTCATAGACGGAAAGGTGCTCTCGGTCGAGCTCTGCGACTCCAAAAGCATCTTTATCACAATCAGGAAAAGGGGCATCAGCGTGCTGTTCCTCATCATCTCCTGGGACGCCTCGTTGTTCAGGCTCTACCCAACACGCATAAAGCCGCAAAAGATAGGGCGAAGCCCATTTGTGGGAACACTCTCGCGGCACATCCTGGGCGCCAAGATCACAAGCATATTGATGAAGTCGCTCGAGCGCGTCGTAACTTTTGAGCTAGTGAACCTCGACCTGAAGGGCAATCCGCTCGAGTTCACGCTGATAGCTGAGCTCATGGGCAAGAACAGCAACCTGGTCCTAGTTGATAGGCAATCGCGGGAGATCATCGCGGCCGGCAAGCACGTTACCGAGGCGATGTCCCGGACGAGGCCTGTTCTGCCCGGGACCGAATACACAGCCCCTCCAGCATCCCAGGGCGCCAACCCCCTCGCCGCAACCAAGGACGAGGTCACGAGAGCTCTTGAGAATGACCCAGACACGCGGCTTGAAAAGCGCATCCTCTCGCAGTTCGCTGGGGTCTCGCCGACAATCGCCCGTGAGATCAAGGCCAGAGCTGAGGAGTCATCCCACGGCAAGGACGCTCTTGCTTCGGCAGCGGACGCATTCCTGTCGATCATGGCGAAAATCAGCGGCGAACAGTTCGAGCCGTGCATCATGAGGGAGGCATCCGACGGCCTAACTAACTCCGCGCCTCGTGCGGACGGCGTCGCGTTTCAGACAACCAAATCGCTGCTCTGCCCGTTTCCGCTCATCCAGAAGCACGGTTGGGAGGTGGAGCGGTTTGAGTCAATGGCCGATGCAGCTGAGGCCTTTTTCAGGGACGTGGAGCAGGCAACAGCGCTTGTGAAGATGGGTCGGCTTCTTCTTCAGATGGTGAAATCCAGGCTCGCAAAAGCCAAACGGAGGCTTTCGAAGATCGAGGCTGAGGCGGTCGATAAGGAAGATGTGGCTCGCCTGTTTCAGAAGGGCGAGCTTCTGAAAATGAATGTCCAAAGAGCCCAAAAAGGTATGGCCAGCATCGAGGTGCAGGA
Proteins encoded:
- a CDS encoding metal ABC transporter substrate-binding protein; the encoded protein is MDVARLLILLFSLVYMGGSGLAGPLRVTASILPIADWARNVGGDRVSVSCVLSGGSSPHTFTPSPSDVSKLARADVFMMVGVGLEEWAQDFITAAGRRGLTVVKLGERIGFKEGANPHVWLDPSLAMKMVFEVARALGSLDPESRTLYEKNARLYARKIESLDSRFAPKFAALGQRSVVQFHPAFTYLLRRYGVGVLDVIEPHPGKRPSSKHLQQIILQLRKQPRRVVLIEPQLSSKAAVAVAREADASLVPLDPLGDLTVASRSTYLSLMEFDLNTLLRSLR
- a CDS encoding metal ABC transporter ATP-binding protein; its protein translation is MKGEKFGADTTPLIQVRDMSFSYAAELEPTLYGITFEQKRGVFLALIGPNGGGKTTFLKLLLGELVPNSGSVLVFGRPAPKLGRLRAKIGYVPQKAHFDPSFPASALDVVLMGSYFETGLLRRVSKSKKERAQKLMARFGIASLARKQIGKLSYGQQQRTFIARALMPSPELLILDEPTVGIDTDGLALFYEQVSQLNRDLGMAIVIVSHDIAQVADHVDEITCLFHTMHWHSKSELVNEKVLEAAGVCELDAYLKEHLRHINEFHREKK
- a CDS encoding NFACT family protein — its product is MVLRGVYCWLRKNLIDGKVLSVELCDSKSIFITIRKRGISVLFLIISWDASLFRLYPTRIKPQKIGRSPFVGTLSRHILGAKITSILMKSLERVVTFELVNLDLKGNPLEFTLIAELMGKNSNLVLVDRQSREIIAAGKHVTEAMSRTRPVLPGTEYTAPPASQGANPLAATKDEVTRALENDPDTRLEKRILSQFAGVSPTIAREIKARAEESSHGKDALASAADAFLSIMAKISGEQFEPCIMREASDGLTNSAPRADGVAFQTTKSLLCPFPLIQKHGWEVERFESMADAAEAFFRDVEQATALVKMGRLLLQMVKSRLAKAKRRLSKIEAEAVDKEDVARLFQKGELLKMNVQRAQKGMASIEVQDVFSNEQCAVTIELNASLSPWANVDVSFKKAKKAKRRLAHSANLVSSARDEIAYFEGLLLQIEGCEGILCLQEIADELLRVGMITRRKHDEVVSGVARPLPKEERQQFRRFVSSEGFEILVGRNNRENDLLTLKTARPFDLFVHAQGIPGSHVIVWRANRSSPIPKRTIEEAAIIAALHSKARNSQHVPVDYTPRSQVKKPKGTVPGKVIYMSFQTVFVNPDHSLLAKLAAKKGTTTQNAVPRVGANEHK